A single Prochlorococcus marinus XMU1410 DNA region contains:
- a CDS encoding GDSL-type esterase/lipase family protein codes for MISLPKQLVVIGDSSVYGWGDNEGGGWCERLRKDWCNNHNGAVIYQLGVRGDGIEKVSSRWEKEWSSRGETRRNKPKAILLNVGLNDTAAIGQKNGRHQLDIDGFEYGLERLINEMNSQTNVFVIGLTPVDESKMPFAGCLWYSNDFCNSYERRMEEVCLNQNVPFLPTFREMYSDKRSKNWITHDGIHLNSEGHFWLFQRLKSWEILTKWKES; via the coding sequence GTGATTAGTTTACCAAAACAACTTGTTGTAATTGGAGATAGCTCGGTTTATGGATGGGGAGATAATGAGGGTGGTGGATGGTGTGAGAGGCTTAGAAAAGATTGGTGCAATAACCACAATGGGGCAGTTATTTATCAACTTGGCGTTAGGGGGGATGGGATAGAAAAAGTTTCATCTAGATGGGAAAAAGAATGGTCATCTAGAGGAGAAACGAGAAGAAATAAACCTAAAGCAATCCTACTAAATGTAGGTCTTAACGACACAGCAGCAATTGGCCAGAAAAATGGAAGACATCAATTAGATATAGATGGATTTGAATATGGATTAGAGAGGCTAATTAATGAAATGAACTCTCAAACAAATGTATTTGTTATTGGTCTTACACCAGTTGACGAAAGCAAAATGCCGTTCGCAGGATGTCTATGGTACTCAAATGATTTTTGTAATTCTTATGAAAGGAGAATGGAGGAAGTATGCCTCAATCAGAATGTCCCATTTCTTCCTACTTTTAGAGAAATGTATTCTGATAAAAGGAGTAAAAATTGGATTACGCATGATGGAATTCATCTAAATTCCGAAGGTCATTTCTGGCTTTTCCAAAGACTTAAAAGCTGGGAGATTCTTACAAAATGGAAGGAATCCTAG
- a CDS encoding PhnE/PtxC family ABC transporter permease has protein sequence MNKLKLNYTSLSFLPILVCIPLGYQLINNIHFGGFKLFQDFLISAFNPKIDNEIIITVIKRLNETILIGFFSWLVSIIFGAIFGIISSNIFYKIFNIPNFFYRIIRFFLTIIRSIHEVVWGILLMQIYGINFSIGIIAICIPYIAVNSKVFAEQLETIDYKSFESINQINAPKFSSLLTLIWNPIINTFKNFGLYRLECSIRSTVILGLFGIGGIGTSIFLSFQTLNFRELWTYLWSLAILIILSGLIFKKIKFNTTNKILSIFFISVFFITILFSFSYFLYFIFNNNFENFNSVSSLFKSSSDLGLFDFLKLILETIILSLLSTGIAISLPPLVIGIFNNNTSKIFIKIFAFLLRLIPTPVILLTLLTFNNPSVSLAALTLGLHNAGITSKLLFTNLDSQDKRNYIAMKSLGISKKTSWLLGLFSQQAKSYLAYCAYRSDIIIRETAIVGVIGSVGLGWQLQESLSSFAWQEVTLVLIAYSSIAIVGELINGKIKNSLT, from the coding sequence TTGAACAAATTAAAATTAAACTATACCTCATTATCTTTTCTTCCAATTTTGGTATGCATACCTCTAGGGTATCAATTAATAAACAATATTCATTTTGGAGGATTTAAATTATTCCAAGATTTCTTAATTTCTGCATTTAATCCCAAGATCGATAATGAAATTATTATTACCGTAATTAAGCGATTAAATGAAACTATTTTAATTGGTTTTTTTAGTTGGTTAGTAAGTATTATTTTTGGAGCAATTTTTGGAATAATTTCCTCAAATATTTTTTATAAAATCTTTAATATTCCAAATTTTTTCTACCGCATTATAAGGTTTTTTCTAACAATAATTAGATCTATACACGAAGTGGTTTGGGGAATACTATTAATGCAAATATATGGAATAAATTTTTCGATAGGAATAATAGCTATATGTATACCTTATATTGCTGTAAATTCAAAAGTTTTTGCTGAACAATTAGAAACTATTGACTACAAAAGTTTTGAATCTATAAATCAAATAAATGCACCTAAATTTTCTTCTTTACTAACTTTAATATGGAATCCAATAATAAATACATTTAAAAACTTTGGTTTATATCGATTAGAGTGTTCAATAAGAAGTACTGTGATTCTAGGACTTTTTGGGATTGGAGGAATAGGTACCAGTATTTTTTTATCTTTCCAAACTTTAAATTTTAGAGAGTTATGGACTTATTTATGGTCCTTAGCAATTTTGATAATTCTTTCAGGATTAATATTCAAAAAAATAAAATTTAACACTACAAATAAAATCCTATCTATTTTTTTTATTTCAGTTTTTTTCATAACAATTTTATTTTCTTTTTCATATTTTCTTTATTTTATTTTTAACAATAATTTTGAAAATTTTAATTCCGTTAGTTCTCTATTTAAATCAAGCTCAGATTTAGGATTATTTGATTTCTTAAAACTTATATTAGAAACAATAATTTTAAGTCTTTTATCAACAGGAATCGCAATTAGTTTACCTCCATTAGTAATAGGAATTTTTAACAACAATACTTCTAAAATTTTTATAAAAATTTTTGCATTTTTATTACGTTTAATACCCACCCCTGTAATACTTCTAACTCTATTAACTTTTAATAATCCTTCTGTATCTTTAGCAGCTTTAACATTAGGTCTCCACAACGCTGGTATTACTAGCAAATTACTTTTTACAAATCTAGATAGCCAAGACAAGAGAAATTATATTGCAATGAAATCTCTAGGAATCTCAAAAAAGACAAGTTGGCTATTAGGTTTATTTTCTCAACAAGCAAAAAGTTACTTAGCATATTGCGCTTATAGATCTGACATTATTATTAGAGAAACTGCAATTGTTGGAGTTATTGGAAGTGTTGGTCTAGGTTGGCAATTACAAGAATCACTAAGTTCCTTCGCATGGCAAGAAGTTACATTAGTTTTGATAGCTTATAGCTCCATCGCAATAGTTGGCGAATTAATAAATGGTAAAATCAAAAATAGTTTAACTTGA
- a CDS encoding ATP-binding cassette domain-containing protein — protein sequence MNNNTVLELENISYKYKNDLILNKVNLKINSGEKIALLGKSGSGKTTLISILNGTIKPTQGEVKLFNKSFEELDRKQKSKITTIWQDLRLIEDLSAEQNVNCGLLAENNFYFAFKNLLNISSFKKAHKYMKLCRLHTSIYDKKIRKLSGGQKQRVAIARSLIQESNIILADEPFNNLDPKLITTIKNLLLENVDKNNTNKSPKTALVALHRLDLLNDFDKVIGIRDGKIFFNIKRNNLKKIHLEEIF from the coding sequence ATGAATAATAATACTGTCTTAGAATTAGAAAATATTTCTTATAAATACAAAAATGATCTGATTCTTAATAAAGTAAATCTAAAAATAAATTCTGGGGAAAAAATTGCACTTTTAGGTAAAAGCGGTTCAGGAAAAACTACACTTATATCAATACTTAATGGCACTATCAAGCCAACTCAAGGTGAGGTTAAATTATTCAATAAAAGTTTCGAGGAATTAGATAGAAAGCAGAAAAGTAAAATAACAACTATATGGCAAGATTTAAGATTAATAGAAGATCTCTCTGCAGAACAAAATGTTAATTGTGGACTACTAGCGGAAAACAATTTTTATTTCGCTTTTAAAAATTTACTAAATATAAGTTCTTTTAAGAAGGCGCATAAATATATGAAATTATGTAGACTTCATACCTCTATTTACGATAAAAAAATCAGAAAACTATCTGGGGGGCAAAAACAAAGGGTGGCTATAGCTAGATCATTAATTCAAGAATCAAATATAATACTTGCAGATGAGCCTTTTAATAATCTAGATCCCAAATTGATAACAACAATTAAAAACCTTCTGCTAGAAAATGTAGATAAAAATAATACAAATAAATCCCCAAAGACAGCATTAGTTGCATTACATAGATTAGATTTACTGAACGATTTCGATAAAGTTATTGGAATAAGGGATGGTAAAATTTTTTTCAATATCAAAAGAAATAACTTAAAGAAGATTCATTTAGAGGAAATATTTTAA
- a CDS encoding putative selenate ABC transporter substrate-binding protein, with translation MFNLKSFLVSASLLFSVFSSPVFSNPKVLKVGAIPDQNQDVLDKRFNLFSKELSKQLDVEVKYIPVINYVAAVTGFRTKDLDLVWFGGLSGVQARLQTPNSIVIAQRDIDKEFKSVFIVNKNLELNSISNIKGLKKLKNLRFTFGSENSTSGRLMPEYFLNQAGVEIKHFKGKKAGFSGSHDATLALVNSGAFDAGALNKLVWENNLKNNPKRTSNSELFWITPEYVDYHWVAQGDLENRFGEGFTKELTSVILNLDTKQKSHKQILDMFNAKRFIKAESKQYKNIEEIGRKLNKIR, from the coding sequence ATGTTTAATTTAAAGAGTTTCCTAGTAAGTGCATCTCTATTATTTTCTGTTTTTTCATCACCTGTATTTTCAAATCCCAAAGTTTTAAAAGTTGGAGCAATACCTGATCAAAACCAAGATGTTTTGGACAAAAGATTTAATTTATTTTCAAAAGAATTATCCAAACAACTTGATGTAGAAGTTAAATACATTCCTGTTATTAATTATGTTGCAGCAGTAACTGGATTTAGAACTAAAGATTTAGATTTAGTTTGGTTTGGAGGTTTATCAGGCGTTCAAGCAAGATTACAAACACCTAATTCAATTGTCATAGCTCAAAGAGATATCGATAAGGAATTTAAAAGTGTTTTTATAGTAAATAAAAATTTAGAACTTAACTCAATTTCAAACATTAAAGGACTTAAAAAACTTAAGAATTTAAGATTTACTTTTGGCTCTGAAAACTCAACTTCTGGAAGATTAATGCCAGAATATTTTTTAAATCAAGCAGGGGTAGAAATTAAACATTTTAAAGGAAAAAAAGCAGGTTTTAGTGGGAGTCATGATGCCACTTTAGCTTTAGTTAATAGTGGGGCATTTGATGCTGGAGCTTTAAATAAACTGGTTTGGGAAAACAATCTTAAAAATAATCCCAAAAGAACAAGTAATTCAGAATTATTCTGGATCACACCAGAATATGTTGACTATCATTGGGTAGCTCAAGGTGATCTTGAAAATAGATTCGGGGAAGGGTTTACAAAAGAACTTACATCAGTAATTCTAAATTTAGATACAAAGCAAAAATCACATAAACAGATATTAGATATGTTCAATGCAAAAAGATTTATAAAGGCAGAATCAAAACAATATAAAAATATAGAGGAAATCGGGAGGAAATTAAATAAAATTAGATGA
- a CDS encoding pyridoxal phosphate-dependent aminotransferase, with protein MSQVNLSDRALAIEPSLTLQISAKANQLSAEGVDICNLSAGEPDFDAPKEVIEATSKAIFDGFTKYGPAAGNLDLRKAIANKLQIQNDLNYEFENVMVTNGAKQAIYNLFQVLLNIGDEVIIPSPYWLSYPQMVRLAGGKPIFTNSSAEDGFKINIEDLKSKISSKTKFIIINSPNNPTGRVMSKEELLQIADLARENPNINILSDEIYELILKKEFKHYSLSSLANDLKDRIFIINGFAKGWAMTGWRIGYLVGPKDVIKASSALQSQSTSNVCSFVQKGALEALKINNEYFSMINSHYDQRRRLLYEGLNNINGIYIEEPNGAFYTFPKLPNSSITSVDFCNKALQDYGLVVVPGKAFGADQCIRISCAASEIKIKDGLKRFEKAISEYY; from the coding sequence ATGAGTCAAGTTAATTTATCTGATCGGGCACTTGCAATTGAGCCTTCTCTTACATTGCAGATAAGTGCTAAAGCAAATCAATTATCTGCAGAAGGAGTAGATATTTGCAATTTAAGTGCAGGTGAACCTGATTTTGATGCCCCAAAAGAAGTTATAGAGGCTACAAGTAAAGCTATATTTGATGGATTTACAAAGTACGGACCCGCAGCGGGGAATTTAGATCTCCGAAAAGCAATTGCAAATAAACTTCAAATTCAAAACGATTTAAATTATGAATTTGAAAATGTAATGGTCACAAATGGTGCTAAGCAAGCAATATATAATCTTTTCCAAGTCTTGTTAAATATTGGAGACGAAGTTATTATTCCTTCTCCATATTGGTTAAGTTATCCCCAGATGGTTAGATTGGCGGGTGGGAAGCCAATTTTTACAAATTCTTCTGCAGAAGATGGATTCAAAATAAATATAGAAGATTTGAAGTCTAAAATCTCTTCAAAAACTAAATTTATAATTATCAATTCTCCCAATAACCCTACTGGAAGAGTTATGTCAAAGGAAGAATTATTACAAATTGCCGATTTAGCTAGAGAAAATCCAAATATCAATATTCTTTCTGATGAGATTTACGAACTAATCCTTAAAAAAGAATTTAAACACTACAGTTTATCTTCATTAGCAAATGACTTAAAAGATAGAATTTTTATAATAAATGGGTTTGCGAAAGGATGGGCTATGACTGGCTGGAGGATAGGTTATTTAGTAGGTCCCAAAGATGTAATCAAAGCATCCTCAGCATTACAAAGTCAAAGTACAAGTAATGTTTGCTCTTTTGTTCAAAAAGGTGCTTTAGAGGCTTTAAAAATTAATAATGAGTATTTTTCAATGATAAATAGCCATTATGATCAAAGACGAAGACTTCTCTATGAGGGCCTTAATAATATAAATGGGATTTATATTGAAGAACCTAACGGAGCATTTTACACATTTCCAAAATTACCCAACTCCTCAATTACTTCTGTTGATTTCTGCAATAAAGCTCTTCAAGATTACGGATTAGTTGTTGTACCTGGAAAAGCTTTTGGAGCTGATCAATGTATAAGAATATCTTGTGCAGCTTCAGAGATTAAAATAAAAGATGGACTAAAGAGGTTTGAAAAGGCAATCTCTGAATACTATTAA
- a CDS encoding uracil-DNA glycosylase: MKRLVIGRGSVFADLLVIGEAPGAQEDLEGKPYVGKSGKLLNELLIQAGIDYKKDVYFCNVIKCRPPNNRKPTAREINIHKPWLLQQIKLVDPKFILLTGTTAMKAILEVKDPISNLRGQWIKKDGREIMVIFHPSYLLRFPSKEINKPYHLTLKDLENVSGKLYAV, from the coding sequence GTGAAAAGATTAGTAATTGGGAGAGGAAGTGTATTTGCAGATTTGTTAGTAATTGGTGAGGCACCTGGAGCACAGGAAGATTTAGAAGGAAAACCTTATGTAGGTAAATCTGGTAAGTTATTAAACGAATTATTAATACAAGCTGGTATTGATTATAAAAAGGATGTTTATTTTTGTAATGTAATTAAATGTCGTCCACCAAATAATAGAAAACCCACTGCTAGAGAAATTAATATTCATAAACCTTGGTTATTACAGCAAATAAAGTTAGTCGATCCAAAATTTATATTACTTACTGGTACTACTGCTATGAAAGCTATTTTAGAAGTTAAAGATCCTATAAGTAATTTAAGAGGTCAATGGATTAAAAAAGATGGGAGAGAAATTATGGTAATTTTTCATCCATCTTATTTGTTGAGATTTCCTTCAAAAGAAATCAATAAACCTTACCATCTAACTTTGAAAGACCTAGAGAATGTAAGTGGTAAACTATATGCCGTATAA
- the ispG gene encoding (E)-4-hydroxy-3-methylbut-2-enyl-diphosphate synthase: MSLTQSKEVNSLSKRYSTHIERRITRTVMVGDIAIGSDYPVRVQSMINEDTMDVENAYLAIKRLHDVGCEIVRLTVPSLAHAKAVGDIKAKLLENNINTPLVADVHHNGMKIAMEVAKHVDKVRINPGLFVFEKSDPTRTEYTDEEFETIKQTILKRFTPLVEVLKAENKALRIGVNHGSLSERMLFTYGDTPLGMTESAMEFVKICDELDFHNIIISMKASRAPVMMAAYRMIADRLDSEGYNYPLHLGVTEAGDGDYGRIKSTAGIGTLLAEGLGDTIRVSLTEAPEKEIPVCYSILQSLGLRKTMVEYISCPSCGRTLFNLEEVVDKVRNATSHLTGLDIAIMGCIVNGPGEMADADYGYVGKGKGTIALYRRKEEIKRVPEDEGVNALIQLIKDDGKWIDP, translated from the coding sequence ATGTCATTAACTCAATCTAAAGAGGTTAATAGTCTCTCCAAAAGATATTCAACTCATATTGAGAGAAGGATAACTAGAACAGTAATGGTGGGTGATATAGCTATTGGAAGTGATTATCCAGTAAGAGTTCAATCGATGATAAATGAAGATACTATGGATGTCGAAAATGCTTACTTAGCTATCAAAAGACTTCATGATGTGGGTTGTGAAATAGTAAGGTTAACTGTCCCTTCCTTAGCACATGCCAAAGCAGTAGGAGATATAAAGGCAAAATTACTAGAAAATAATATCAATACCCCCTTGGTGGCTGATGTTCACCATAATGGTATGAAAATTGCAATGGAAGTTGCAAAACATGTTGATAAAGTAAGAATTAATCCTGGATTGTTTGTTTTTGAAAAATCAGACCCTACAAGAACTGAATATACAGATGAGGAATTTGAAACTATTAAGCAAACAATACTTAAAAGATTTACCCCTTTAGTTGAAGTTTTAAAGGCTGAAAACAAAGCTCTAAGGATTGGAGTTAATCATGGGTCTCTATCTGAGAGGATGCTTTTTACTTATGGAGATACGCCATTAGGAATGACAGAATCTGCGATGGAGTTCGTCAAAATTTGTGATGAGCTTGATTTTCATAACATAATTATTTCTATGAAAGCTTCTAGGGCTCCGGTCATGATGGCAGCTTACAGAATGATTGCAGATAGGCTTGACTCAGAAGGATATAACTATCCCTTACATTTAGGAGTGACCGAAGCTGGTGATGGTGATTATGGAAGGATTAAAAGTACTGCTGGAATTGGAACACTTTTAGCAGAGGGATTAGGAGATACCATCAGGGTTTCCTTAACAGAAGCTCCAGAAAAGGAAATACCAGTGTGCTATTCAATTTTGCAATCTTTAGGATTAAGAAAAACAATGGTTGAATACATCAGTTGCCCCAGTTGTGGTAGAACACTTTTCAATCTAGAAGAAGTTGTTGATAAAGTTAGGAACGCTACCTCACATTTGACGGGTCTAGATATAGCAATAATGGGATGTATTGTTAATGGGCCAGGAGAAATGGCAGATGCTGATTATGGTTATGTTGGAAAAGGTAAAGGAACTATTGCCTTATATAGAAGAAAAGAAGAGATAAAAAGAGTACCTGAAGATGAGGGTGTTAATGCTTTAATCCAACTTATTAAGGATGATGGGAAGTGGATTGATCCTTAA
- a CDS encoding S41 family peptidase: MKIRKLLKKKYIFLFATSFSGLFLNNFAEATVLNNSYKEVIDHVWQIVYRDFLDSNGKFKKSNWINLRKEVLSKTYSDSNEAYDAIRDMLSNLDDSYTRFLEPKEFNQMRIDTSGELTGVGIQIVKDKESDDLIIISPIEGTPAFDAGIKARDKILSIDDISTEGMNIEDAVKLIRGQRGTKVKLEILRGSQSFFKTLSREKIEIKSVSSKVNQTKNGLSIGYVRIKQFNANASKETRDAIKDLETKKVAGYVLDLRSNPGGLLESSIDISRHFINKGVIVSTVSKDGLKETKKGNGQALTKKPLVVLVNEGSASASEIVSGAIKDNKRGKLVGKKTFGKGLVQSMRTLVDGSGLTVTVAKYLTPNGTDINKSGIIPDIEVRMNKNPILQREIGTRKDKQYRAGEKELINIINRKNQISEFKPDTTNLNAFLKINKEDKVFSLN; this comes from the coding sequence TTGAAGATAAGAAAATTGCTTAAAAAAAAATATATATTTCTGTTTGCGACATCCTTTTCTGGGTTATTTTTAAATAATTTTGCAGAGGCAACAGTTTTAAATAATAGTTATAAAGAAGTAATTGATCATGTTTGGCAAATTGTATATAGAGATTTTCTTGATTCAAACGGCAAATTTAAAAAGTCCAATTGGATTAATCTAAGAAAAGAAGTTTTATCAAAAACATATTCAGACAGCAATGAAGCATATGATGCGATTAGAGATATGCTTTCTAATTTAGATGATTCTTATACAAGATTTTTAGAACCTAAGGAATTTAATCAAATGAGAATTGATACCTCTGGCGAATTAACTGGAGTTGGTATCCAAATAGTTAAAGATAAAGAATCTGATGATTTAATAATTATTTCTCCCATAGAGGGCACCCCTGCATTTGATGCTGGAATTAAAGCTAGAGATAAAATATTATCCATAGATGATATTTCTACTGAAGGTATGAATATTGAGGATGCCGTGAAATTAATAAGAGGACAAAGAGGTACTAAAGTAAAGCTTGAAATTCTTAGAGGTTCTCAATCCTTTTTTAAGACTTTATCAAGAGAAAAAATTGAAATAAAATCTGTATCAAGTAAAGTCAATCAAACCAAAAATGGCTTATCAATTGGCTATGTAAGAATTAAACAATTTAATGCAAATGCATCCAAAGAAACTAGAGATGCTATTAAGGATTTAGAAACAAAAAAAGTCGCAGGATATGTTCTTGACTTGAGAAGTAATCCTGGAGGTTTATTAGAATCAAGCATTGATATCTCAAGGCACTTCATTAACAAAGGAGTAATAGTAAGTACAGTAAGTAAAGATGGTTTAAAAGAAACAAAAAAAGGAAACGGTCAAGCTCTAACAAAAAAGCCCTTAGTTGTCTTAGTTAATGAGGGTTCTGCTAGTGCTAGTGAAATAGTTTCTGGTGCAATAAAAGATAACAAAAGAGGAAAATTAGTTGGGAAGAAAACATTTGGTAAAGGTCTAGTTCAATCTATGAGAACATTAGTTGATGGTTCAGGTCTAACTGTTACAGTCGCTAAGTATTTAACTCCGAACGGCACTGATATAAACAAATCTGGAATTATTCCAGACATAGAAGTAAGAATGAATAAAAACCCTATACTTCAAAGAGAGATAGGAACTAGAAAAGATAAACAATATAGAGCTGGTGAAAAAGAGCTAATAAATATAATTAATAGAAAGAATCAGATAAGCGAATTTAAGCCCGACACCACAAACCTTAATGCATTCCTAAAAATTAATAAGGAAGATAAAGTATTTTCATTAAATTAA
- the nadA gene encoding quinolinate synthase NadA produces the protein MTSTAKQKSVQNEEDLISEIKERCKKANAIILAHYYQAPEIQEIADFIGDSLDLSRKAANNDADIIIFCGVHFMAETAKILSPNKIVLLPDIDAGCSLADDCPSDKFQKFREENPDHYVVSYINCTAEVKAQSDLICTSSNAVSLIKKIPEDKKIIFAPDQNLGRWVQKNSGRDLKLWPGSCIVHESFSEEALLKLKYQNPGSKVIAHPECSQNLLILSDFIGSTSKLLDFVSKDPSKTYMVLTEPGIIHQMKKKEPNKIFIEVPDVEGCKCNECPYMKLNTLEKILDCLKNNSPSIELDPEIIRRAYVPIKRMLDMSN, from the coding sequence ATAACTTCTACTGCAAAACAGAAATCAGTTCAGAATGAAGAGGATTTGATTTCTGAAATAAAGGAGCGTTGCAAAAAAGCTAATGCAATTATTCTTGCGCACTATTATCAAGCACCAGAGATTCAGGAAATTGCAGATTTTATTGGAGATTCACTAGATCTTTCTAGGAAAGCTGCAAATAATGACGCAGATATAATAATTTTTTGCGGTGTGCACTTTATGGCCGAAACCGCAAAAATACTTAGCCCTAATAAAATAGTCCTATTACCAGATATTGACGCAGGATGCTCATTAGCAGACGATTGTCCTTCAGATAAATTTCAAAAATTCAGGGAAGAAAATCCAGATCACTATGTCGTAAGTTATATAAATTGCACTGCAGAAGTAAAAGCTCAAAGTGATCTGATATGTACAAGCAGTAATGCAGTCTCATTAATTAAAAAGATACCTGAAGATAAAAAGATAATATTTGCGCCAGATCAGAACCTTGGGAGATGGGTACAGAAAAATTCAGGAAGAGATCTTAAATTATGGCCTGGCAGCTGCATTGTTCATGAATCATTTAGTGAAGAAGCACTTCTAAAATTAAAATATCAAAATCCAGGATCAAAAGTAATTGCTCATCCTGAATGTAGTCAAAATTTATTAATTCTCTCAGACTTTATTGGATCAACAAGTAAGCTGCTTGATTTCGTAAGTAAAGATCCATCTAAAACTTACATGGTACTAACTGAACCTGGAATAATTCATCAAATGAAAAAGAAAGAACCTAATAAAATTTTTATTGAAGTCCCAGATGTAGAAGGTTGTAAATGTAACGAGTGTCCATATATGAAATTAAATACTTTAGAAAAAATTCTTGATTGTTTGAAAAATAATTCCCCGTCTATCGAACTAGACCCAGAAATAATAAGAAGAGCCTACGTGCCAATAAAGAGAATGCTGGATATGAGTAATTAA
- a CDS encoding TIGR04168 family protein: protein MKVLSIIKPNIVLFVGDISDGSVKIIKKINEIKIPTFVILGNHDRGKDSTGETLSKQIRVLGEKYCAWDLKVFNNQINLLSARPCSSGGGYYLSKEVKGVYGPITEQDSINKIIKCSEETVEEIPLIIMSHAGPSGLGSEPKSICGKDWKLPSLDWGDRDLSAAISQIQKRRKVDLVIFGHMHNRLKRNLGLREMFKIDSKGTIYFNTAVVPRYKTDEDGKLLINFSWIEFENKELRHVSHRWYSESGVIREEDKFF from the coding sequence TTGAAAGTTTTATCGATTATCAAACCAAATATTGTTTTATTTGTTGGTGATATTTCTGATGGAAGCGTCAAAATAATTAAAAAAATCAATGAGATCAAAATTCCTACTTTTGTGATTTTAGGAAATCATGATAGAGGAAAAGATTCTACAGGCGAAACTCTCTCAAAACAGATACGTGTTCTTGGTGAAAAATATTGTGCATGGGATTTGAAAGTTTTTAATAATCAAATAAATTTATTGTCTGCTAGACCATGTAGTTCTGGCGGAGGCTATTATCTTTCAAAAGAAGTTAAAGGTGTTTATGGACCTATAACCGAACAAGATTCAATAAATAAAATTATCAAATGTTCAGAAGAGACTGTTGAAGAAATACCTCTAATAATTATGTCTCATGCTGGTCCCTCAGGTTTAGGTTCAGAACCTAAAAGTATTTGTGGGAAAGACTGGAAATTACCCTCTTTAGATTGGGGAGATAGAGATTTGTCTGCTGCTATTTCTCAAATACAAAAGAGAAGAAAAGTTGATCTTGTAATTTTTGGTCATATGCACAACCGGCTTAAAAGAAATCTTGGTTTAAGAGAGATGTTTAAAATTGATAGCAAAGGAACGATTTATTTCAACACTGCTGTGGTACCAAGATATAAAACTGATGAAGATGGAAAATTGCTAATTAACTTTTCATGGATTGAGTTTGAAAATAAGGAATTAAGGCATGTTTCTCATCGATGGTATTCAGAGTCTGGTGTAATTCGTGAAGAAGATAAATTTTTTTAG
- a CDS encoding TPM domain-containing protein, with translation MPSKINYLLGIFLSILVLISHNPVFAINNPNLLPEEKTPVIDLAKTLSPNQKKSLEEKLNNLEIESGWKIKYLSQFESSPGSAIKDYWDLDETSLLIVADPRGGNLLNFNVGEAYFNFMPRLFWVELQTRFGNQYYVKDHGEDGAVLDAIDSVKICLERGGCQVVPGLPKEQYIWTLCTSILGGLVAGFASAPRKEGQVISIGFLALLSPLWGMLFGIFGLAPIISRTNDLLPLFKNGLAFTAAGIAGYILSQTLFSRYEKPKNT, from the coding sequence ATGCCTTCAAAGATTAACTATTTATTGGGAATATTTCTATCTATATTAGTTTTAATTTCACATAATCCCGTTTTCGCTATAAATAATCCAAATCTCTTACCAGAAGAAAAAACACCCGTAATTGATTTAGCTAAAACATTAAGCCCTAATCAGAAAAAATCTTTAGAGGAAAAGCTAAATAATCTAGAAATTGAAAGTGGGTGGAAAATTAAATATTTGTCACAGTTTGAGAGCTCTCCTGGTAGCGCAATAAAGGACTATTGGGATTTAGATGAGACAAGTTTGTTGATAGTTGCAGATCCTAGAGGTGGAAATTTACTGAACTTTAACGTCGGAGAGGCTTATTTTAATTTTATGCCAAGGTTATTTTGGGTTGAACTTCAAACAAGATTTGGCAACCAATACTATGTTAAAGATCATGGTGAGGATGGTGCAGTATTAGATGCAATTGATTCAGTAAAGATTTGCCTCGAAAGAGGAGGATGCCAAGTTGTCCCTGGCCTACCCAAAGAGCAATATATATGGACTTTATGTACTTCGATTCTTGGAGGCTTAGTAGCAGGTTTCGCATCTGCCCCAAGAAAAGAAGGTCAAGTCATATCAATTGGATTTTTAGCTCTTCTTTCTCCTTTATGGGGAATGTTATTTGGAATTTTTGGTTTGGCACCGATAATATCCAGAACAAATGATTTATTACCTTTATTTAAAAATGGTTTAGCTTTTACAGCCGCAGGAATTGCGGGTTATATCTTATCTCAAACATTATTTTCAAGATATGAAAAGCCCAAAAATACTTAA